In Rhizobium sp. N324, a single genomic region encodes these proteins:
- the sthA gene encoding Si-specific NAD(P)(+) transhydrogenase has protein sequence MLQYDLVVVGSGPAGRRGAIQAAKLGKKVLVIEQGKRVGGVSVHTGTIPSKTLRETALNLSGWRERGFYGRSYRVKEEISADDLRRRLLITLNHEVEVLEHQFARNRVQHIRGKASFINPSTLQVIKDDGEITQVTAASVLLAVGTKPFRPDYIPFDGKTVLDSDELLDIQELPRSMVVIGAGVIGIEYATIFSALDTAVTVIDPKATMLDFIDKEIVEDFTYQLRDRNMKLLLGQKADKVETLEDGKVELTLDSGRRLTTDMVLFAAGRLGATDALNLPAIGLEADNRGRLKVNPETFQTSVANVYAAGDVVGFPSLASTSMEQGRIAARVAIGAVAKEPPKYFPYGIYAVPEISTCGLTEEEMKERGIPYECGIARFRETSRGHIMGLDTGLLKLIFSLKTRRLLGVHIVGEGATELVHIGQAVLNLKGTVEYFVENTFNYPTLAEAYKIAGLDAWNRMGDIKSEL, from the coding sequence ATGCTTCAGTACGATCTTGTTGTGGTGGGCAGCGGTCCCGCAGGGCGCCGCGGCGCGATCCAGGCTGCGAAACTCGGCAAGAAAGTGCTTGTCATCGAGCAGGGAAAACGCGTCGGCGGCGTTTCCGTGCATACCGGCACGATCCCCTCCAAGACGCTGCGCGAGACCGCGCTCAATCTTTCCGGCTGGCGCGAACGCGGCTTCTACGGCCGGTCTTACCGCGTCAAGGAAGAGATCAGTGCAGATGACCTGCGCCGCCGCCTGCTGATCACGCTCAACCACGAGGTCGAGGTGCTGGAACACCAGTTCGCCCGCAACCGCGTGCAGCATATTCGCGGCAAGGCGAGCTTCATCAATCCGTCGACGCTGCAGGTGATCAAGGATGATGGCGAGATTACCCAGGTCACCGCCGCCAGCGTACTGCTTGCAGTCGGCACGAAACCGTTCCGCCCGGATTACATACCCTTCGACGGCAAGACCGTTCTCGACAGCGACGAACTGCTCGATATCCAGGAGCTGCCGCGCTCGATGGTCGTCATCGGCGCTGGCGTGATCGGCATCGAATATGCGACGATCTTCAGCGCGCTCGACACGGCCGTCACCGTGATCGACCCGAAGGCGACGATGCTCGACTTCATCGACAAGGAAATCGTCGAGGATTTCACCTACCAGCTGCGCGACCGCAACATGAAGCTGCTGCTCGGCCAGAAGGCCGACAAGGTAGAGACGCTTGAGGACGGCAAGGTCGAGCTGACACTCGACAGCGGCCGGCGCCTGACGACCGACATGGTGCTGTTCGCTGCCGGCCGCTTGGGGGCGACCGACGCGCTGAACCTGCCGGCCATCGGCCTCGAAGCCGACAACCGCGGCCGTCTCAAGGTCAATCCGGAAACGTTCCAGACATCGGTTGCCAACGTCTACGCCGCCGGCGACGTCGTCGGCTTCCCGAGCCTTGCCTCGACCTCGATGGAACAAGGCCGCATCGCCGCCCGCGTCGCGATCGGCGCGGTCGCCAAGGAGCCGCCGAAATATTTCCCCTATGGGATCTATGCCGTGCCGGAGATTTCCACCTGCGGCCTGACCGAAGAAGAGATGAAGGAGCGCGGCATTCCCTATGAATGCGGCATCGCCCGCTTCCGCGAGACCTCGCGCGGTCATATCATGGGCCTCGACACCGGGCTTTTGAAGCTGATCTTCTCGCTGAAGACGCGCCGCCTGCTCGGCGTGCATATCGTCGGCGAAGGCGCCACCGAGCTGGTGCATATCGGCCAGGCGGTGCTCAATCTCAAAGGCACGGTCGAATATTTCGTCGAAAACACCTTCAACTATCCGACGCTTGCCGAAGCCTACAAGATCGCCGGCCTCGATGCCTGGAACCGGATGGGCGACATCAAGTCGGAACTTTAA
- a CDS encoding DNA repair protein RadC, with amino-acid sequence MVIIDAANALDIIVHDHIINGGVGLKGLTLIKLRSG; translated from the coding sequence ATGGTGATCATCGACGCCGCAAATGCACTTGATATCATCGTCCATGACCACATCATCAACGGCGGTGTCGGCCTTAAGGGCCTGACGCTGATAAAACTCAGATCCGGCTGA
- the radC gene encoding RadC family protein, giving the protein MAKGPVATSSDDELPFAIEEPVAADERSFFGGRSQKPSVPHAKSALPASLAGQEHYHGHRERLRDRFREQGDTALADYEILELLLFRLIPRRDTKPIAKALIERFGSLSGVFGAPAALLTEVKGVGETVALDLKLISTVAQRTLKSELRNKQVLSSWSSVIEYCHAAMAHETREQFRILFLDKRNVLIADEVQGRGTVDHTPVYPREVVKRALELSATAMILVHNHPSGDPTPSRADMDMTKVIIDAAKALDITVHDHIIIGKDGHVSLKGLKLI; this is encoded by the coding sequence ATGGCGAAGGGGCCTGTTGCGACATCTTCCGACGACGAGCTGCCTTTTGCGATTGAAGAGCCTGTTGCCGCCGACGAACGGTCGTTCTTCGGCGGACGCTCGCAAAAACCGTCCGTGCCGCATGCCAAGAGCGCCCTGCCCGCCTCGCTCGCCGGCCAGGAGCATTATCACGGCCATCGCGAACGGCTGCGTGACCGCTTCCGTGAGCAGGGCGACACCGCCCTTGCCGACTACGAAATCCTCGAGCTCCTGCTTTTCCGCCTGATCCCGCGGCGCGACACCAAGCCGATCGCCAAGGCGCTGATCGAACGCTTCGGCTCGCTCTCCGGCGTCTTCGGCGCGCCGGCGGCGCTGCTGACGGAAGTGAAGGGTGTCGGCGAGACCGTGGCGCTCGACCTGAAGCTGATCTCGACGGTGGCGCAACGGACCCTGAAGAGCGAGCTCAGGAACAAGCAGGTTCTGTCCTCATGGTCCTCGGTCATCGAGTATTGCCATGCCGCCATGGCCCATGAAACGCGCGAACAATTCCGCATCCTCTTCCTCGACAAGCGCAACGTGCTGATCGCCGATGAGGTCCAGGGCCGCGGCACGGTCGACCATACGCCGGTCTATCCGCGCGAGGTGGTCAAACGGGCGCTCGAGCTTTCGGCGACGGCGATGATCCTCGTCCACAACCACCCCTCCGGCGATCCCACGCCATCGCGCGCCGACATGGACATGACCAAGGTGATCATCGATGCCGCCAAGGCGCTCGACATCACCGTCCACGACCATATCATTATCGGCAAGGACGGGCATGTCAGCCTCAAGGGGCTGAAGTTGATCTGA
- the map gene encoding type I methionyl aminopeptidase, translating into MVNYIEASSAPSKNTGAIRLYDAQAFEGMRRACQLTARCLDALADIVKPGLVTDDIDRFVFDFGMDHGAHPATLNYRGYTKSTCTSINHVVCHGIPNDKPLREGDIVNIDVTFVLDGWHGDSSRMYPVGTIKRAAERLLEVTYESLMRGISAVRPGARTGAIGEAIQTYAEAERCSVVRDFCGHGVGRLFHDSPNILHYGRANEGPELREGMIFTIEPMINLGRPHVKVLADGWTAVTRDRSLSAQYEHTVGVTSNGCEIFTLSPGGLDRPGLPSFAG; encoded by the coding sequence ATGGTGAACTATATCGAAGCCTCTTCCGCGCCCTCGAAGAATACAGGCGCCATCCGGCTTTACGACGCGCAAGCATTCGAGGGCATGCGCAGGGCATGCCAGCTGACGGCGCGCTGCCTCGATGCGCTGGCCGACATCGTCAAGCCGGGGCTGGTGACCGATGACATCGACCGGTTCGTCTTCGATTTCGGCATGGATCACGGCGCCCACCCGGCAACGCTGAACTATCGCGGCTACACCAAATCGACCTGCACTTCGATCAACCACGTCGTCTGCCATGGCATTCCGAACGACAAGCCGCTGCGTGAAGGCGATATCGTCAATATCGACGTTACCTTCGTGCTCGACGGCTGGCACGGCGATTCCAGCCGGATGTATCCTGTGGGCACGATCAAGCGCGCCGCCGAGCGACTGCTTGAGGTTACCTATGAATCGCTGATGCGCGGCATTTCCGCCGTCAGGCCCGGCGCCCGCACCGGCGCGATCGGCGAGGCGATCCAGACCTATGCGGAAGCCGAGCGCTGCTCGGTGGTGCGCGATTTCTGCGGCCATGGCGTTGGCCGGCTGTTCCACGATTCGCCGAATATCCTGCATTACGGCCGCGCCAACGAAGGGCCGGAACTGCGCGAAGGCATGATCTTCACCATCGAACCGATGATCAATCTCGGCCGGCCGCACGTGAAGGTGCTGGCCGACGGCTGGACGGCGGTCACCCGCGACCGGTCGCTTTCGGCGCAGTATGAACACACCGTCGGCGTCACCTCCAACGGCTGCGAGATCTTTACCCTGTCGCCCGGTGGCCTCGACCGCCCCGGCCTGCCATCGTTTGCCGGGTGA
- a CDS encoding TetR/AcrR family transcriptional regulator: MLDEAVKLENLAEAGGEPERRVRDRGATERAILAAAKGLLAEEGFQNFGINAVARRAGCDKQLIYRYYGGLDGLVEAIGADLGTWVKDRIPEDAGGMFLLTYGDLMERLSLLLLDALRNDPLMRRILAWEISENTEQVRRLSEARSKALALWLERMRGSLAPPKGVDAAAVNAVIIAAIQHLVLAAASGGQCAGLSLKTPKDWEKAATALKRIVRGVYG, encoded by the coding sequence GTGCTTGATGAAGCGGTGAAACTTGAAAATTTAGCTGAGGCCGGCGGCGAGCCGGAGCGGCGCGTGCGCGATCGGGGCGCCACCGAGCGCGCCATCCTTGCCGCCGCCAAGGGCCTGCTGGCCGAGGAGGGCTTCCAGAATTTCGGTATTAATGCGGTCGCCCGCCGCGCCGGTTGCGACAAGCAGCTGATCTATCGTTATTACGGCGGTCTTGACGGTCTGGTCGAGGCGATCGGCGCCGATCTCGGCACTTGGGTGAAGGATCGCATTCCGGAAGATGCCGGCGGCATGTTCCTGCTCACCTATGGCGACCTGATGGAGCGGCTGTCGCTTCTCCTTCTCGACGCCCTGAGAAACGATCCGCTGATGCGCCGCATCCTCGCCTGGGAGATATCTGAGAACACCGAGCAGGTGAGACGGCTTTCCGAGGCCCGTTCCAAGGCTTTGGCTCTCTGGCTGGAGCGCATGCGCGGCTCGCTGGCGCCGCCGAAGGGCGTGGATGCGGCGGCCGTCAATGCCGTCATCATCGCCGCGATCCAGCACCTCGTGCTTGCCGCCGCAAGCGGCGGGCAGTGCGCCGGTCTGTCGCTGAAGACGCCGAAGGACTGGGAGAAGGCGGCGACGGCGCTGAAGCGCATCGTGCGCGGCGTCTACGGCTGA
- a CDS encoding DUF6105 family protein — protein MKWFLIFWAGPIVFLGGWYWLSYYDMNFGIFMLTRQVHDLTFQLYGEALGIPPESIPPLVARAIAVDSLVVFAIMGFRKRKSIIAWWKARQLNSSPSDLASKESLSSAP, from the coding sequence ATGAAGTGGTTTCTGATCTTCTGGGCCGGCCCCATCGTCTTTCTGGGCGGATGGTATTGGCTCTCTTATTACGACATGAACTTCGGCATCTTCATGCTGACGCGGCAGGTGCATGACCTGACGTTCCAGCTGTATGGCGAGGCGCTCGGCATTCCGCCGGAGAGCATTCCGCCGCTCGTTGCCCGTGCCATCGCCGTCGACAGTCTCGTGGTCTTTGCCATCATGGGCTTCCGCAAACGCAAGTCGATCATCGCCTGGTGGAAGGCGCGTCAGCTGAATTCGTCTCCATCGGATCTCGCCAGCAAGGAAAGCCTGTCGAGCGCGCCCTGA
- the ruvX gene encoding Holliday junction resolvase RuvX: MTVLTIEEMAEALAPRQAIAGLDLGTKTIGLSMSDLGRRFATPRPVIRRVKFTIDAQALMDFAQSEKVAGFIIGLPMNMDGSAGPRVQATRAFVRNIEQKTALPFVYWDERLSTVAAERTLLEMDVSRAKRAERIDSAAASFILQGALDRLSLLARSDGDEFS; this comes from the coding sequence ATGACGGTGCTGACGATCGAGGAAATGGCCGAGGCGCTTGCCCCGCGGCAGGCGATTGCCGGCCTCGATCTCGGCACCAAGACGATCGGGCTTTCGATGTCCGATCTCGGCCGGCGCTTTGCCACACCCCGCCCGGTGATCCGGCGCGTCAAATTCACCATCGATGCGCAGGCGCTCATGGATTTCGCACAATCGGAAAAGGTCGCCGGCTTCATCATCGGCCTGCCGATGAATATGGACGGATCGGCGGGGCCGCGTGTGCAGGCGACGCGGGCCTTCGTGCGCAACATAGAGCAGAAGACGGCGCTGCCCTTCGTCTATTGGGACGAGCGGCTTTCGACGGTGGCGGCGGAACGGACGCTGCTGGAAATGGACGTGTCGCGCGCCAAGCGGGCCGAACGGATCGATTCGGCCGCGGCGAGCTTCATTCTTCAGGGCGCGCTCGACAGGCTTTCCTTGCTGGCGAGATCCGATGGAGACGAATTCAGCTGA
- a CDS encoding metal-dependent hydrolase has protein sequence MKITWLGHSAFRIETGKATILLDPFLSYNASFSGQDIKDVSAGVTHILLTHGHGDHVGDTVALAKETGAVVLANADLAAWLGSKGVDKIEMGNTGGTIALGSFSATFTNALHSSAQITEDGVSHALGNANGLMLHFDDEASILAMGDTDIFADMALINELHQPDIGLVPIGDRFTMGGAVAALACRRYFNFKTAIPCHFGTFPIIEQTADKFVAGMEGSKTDVKALKPAESLSI, from the coding sequence ATGAAGATCACCTGGCTCGGCCATTCCGCCTTCCGCATCGAGACCGGAAAGGCGACGATCCTGCTCGATCCCTTCCTCAGCTATAACGCCTCCTTTTCCGGCCAGGATATCAAGGATGTCTCTGCAGGCGTCACCCATATCCTGCTGACGCATGGCCATGGCGACCATGTCGGCGATACGGTGGCGCTTGCCAAGGAAACCGGCGCCGTCGTTCTTGCCAATGCCGATCTCGCCGCCTGGCTCGGCTCCAAGGGTGTCGACAAGATCGAGATGGGCAATACCGGCGGCACGATCGCGCTCGGCAGCTTCTCCGCGACCTTCACCAACGCGCTGCACTCGTCCGCCCAGATCACCGAGGACGGCGTTTCGCATGCTCTCGGCAACGCCAACGGCCTGATGCTGCACTTCGATGATGAAGCCTCGATCCTCGCCATGGGCGATACCGACATCTTCGCCGACATGGCGCTGATCAACGAATTGCACCAGCCCGATATCGGCCTCGTGCCGATCGGCGACCGCTTCACCATGGGCGGCGCCGTGGCAGCCCTTGCCTGCCGGCGCTATTTCAATTTCAAGACGGCGATTCCCTGTCACTTCGGCACCTTCCCGATCATCGAGCAGACGGCTGATAAATTCGTTGCCGGCATGGAGGGATCGAAGACGGATGTGAAGGCGCTGAAGCCCGCCGAGAGCCTGTCGATCTGA
- the gatC gene encoding Asp-tRNA(Asn)/Glu-tRNA(Gln) amidotransferase subunit GatC, whose protein sequence is MSVDLATVKRVAHLARIAVSEDEANRMVGELNGILGFVEQLSEVNVDGVEAMTSVTPMAMKKRTDVVTDGSKAADIVANAPVTDHNFFLVPKVVE, encoded by the coding sequence ATGTCCGTCGACCTTGCCACCGTGAAGCGCGTTGCCCACCTTGCCCGTATTGCCGTCTCCGAGGACGAGGCAAATCGCATGGTCGGCGAGCTGAACGGTATCCTGGGCTTCGTCGAGCAGCTCTCCGAAGTCAATGTCGATGGCGTCGAAGCGATGACATCCGTCACCCCGATGGCGATGAAGAAGCGGACGGATGTGGTGACCGACGGCAGCAAGGCCGCCGATATCGTCGCCAATGCGCCCGTCACCGATCACAATTTCTTCCTGGTGCCGAAAGTCGTCGAATAA
- the gatA gene encoding Asp-tRNA(Asn)/Glu-tRNA(Gln) amidotransferase subunit GatA, translated as MSELTSLTIAEARRKLRGKEITALELTEAYLSAIDAANGHLNAYIKVTPDLARVMAKNSDERIAAGKAGELEGIPLGIKDLFATVGVHTQACSHILDGFEPRYESTVTQNLWDDGAVMLGKLNMDEFAMGSSNETSHYGAVINPWRAAGSNQQLVPGGSSGGSAAAVAAHLCAGATATDTGGSIRQPAAFTGTVGIKPTYGRCSRWGTVAFASSLDQAGPIARDVRDAAILLKSMASVDAKDTTSVDLPVPDYEAALGQSLKGMKIGIPSEYRVDGMPEEIETLWRQGIAWLKDAGAEIVDISLPHTKYALPAYYIVAPAEASSNLARYDGVRYGLRVDGKDIVDMYEKTRAAGFGQEVKRRIMIGTYVLSAGYYDAYYIRAQKVRTLIKRDFELAFDAGVDAILTPATPSSAFGVADENLASDPVKMYLNDIFTVTVNMAGLPGIAVPAGLDRKGLPLGLQLIGKPFDEETLFKTAHVIEQAAGRFAPAKWW; from the coding sequence ATGAGCGAACTCACCAGCCTGACCATTGCCGAAGCCCGCCGGAAGCTGCGCGGCAAGGAAATCACCGCACTTGAACTGACCGAGGCCTATCTCTCGGCGATCGATGCGGCCAATGGTCATCTGAATGCCTATATTAAGGTGACGCCGGATCTCGCCCGCGTGATGGCGAAGAACTCCGACGAGCGCATCGCCGCCGGCAAGGCCGGCGAACTCGAAGGCATTCCGCTCGGTATCAAGGATCTCTTTGCCACGGTCGGCGTCCACACCCAGGCCTGCAGCCATATTCTCGATGGTTTCGAGCCGCGTTATGAATCGACCGTCACGCAGAACCTCTGGGATGACGGCGCCGTCATGCTCGGCAAGCTGAACATGGACGAGTTCGCCATGGGCTCCTCCAACGAGACCTCGCATTATGGCGCGGTGATCAACCCCTGGCGTGCAGCAGGTTCCAACCAGCAGCTCGTTCCCGGCGGCTCCTCCGGCGGCTCGGCCGCCGCCGTCGCCGCCCATCTTTGCGCCGGTGCCACCGCGACCGATACCGGCGGCTCGATCCGCCAGCCGGCCGCCTTCACCGGCACCGTCGGCATCAAGCCGACCTATGGCCGCTGCTCGCGCTGGGGCACCGTCGCCTTCGCCTCGTCGCTCGACCAGGCAGGCCCGATCGCCCGCGACGTGCGCGATGCCGCGATCCTTCTGAAGTCGATGGCCAGTGTCGACGCCAAGGACACGACGTCGGTCGATCTGCCGGTGCCGGATTATGAGGCGGCGCTTGGCCAGTCGCTGAAAGGCATGAAGATCGGCATTCCAAGCGAATACCGTGTCGACGGCATGCCCGAGGAGATCGAAACCCTCTGGCGCCAGGGCATCGCCTGGCTGAAGGATGCCGGGGCCGAAATCGTCGACATCTCGCTGCCGCACACCAAATACGCGCTTCCGGCCTATTACATCGTCGCTCCCGCCGAGGCATCCTCGAATCTGGCGCGGTACGACGGCGTGCGCTACGGCCTGCGCGTCGACGGCAAGGATATCGTCGACATGTACGAGAAGACGCGCGCCGCCGGCTTCGGCCAGGAAGTCAAGCGCCGCATCATGATCGGCACCTATGTGCTGTCGGCCGGTTATTACGACGCCTACTACATCCGCGCCCAGAAGGTCCGCACGCTGATCAAGCGCGATTTCGAACTCGCCTTCGACGCCGGCGTCGACGCCATCCTGACGCCGGCAACCCCGTCGTCGGCCTTCGGCGTCGCCGACGAGAACCTCGCTTCCGACCCGGTGAAGATGTATCTGAACGACATCTTCACGGTCACGGTCAACATGGCCGGCCTGCCGGGCATCGCCGTGCCCGCCGGTCTCGACCGAAAGGGCCTGCCACTCGGCCTGCAGCTGATCGGCAAGCCCTTTGACGAGGAAACCCTCTTCAAGACAGCGCATGTCATCGAGCAGGCAGCCGGCCGGTTTGCGCCGGCCAAGTGGTGGTAA
- a CDS encoding YjhX family toxin translates to MDISRTEQRILHLMAQGGRIEISRDDDRKIEAVSCFTRDGWLYPGVDLDLFRRLKRLRAIKSSSGQPYRITETGLKLVRSQLNNR, encoded by the coding sequence ATGGACATTTCCCGCACGGAACAGCGCATCCTGCATCTCATGGCCCAAGGCGGCCGCATCGAAATTTCCCGCGACGACGACAGGAAGATCGAGGCGGTCAGTTGCTTCACCCGCGACGGCTGGCTCTATCCCGGCGTCGACCTCGATCTTTTCCGCAGACTGAAGCGGCTGAGAGCGATCAAGTCCTCCAGCGGCCAGCCCTACCGGATCACCGAAACAGGGCTGAAGCTGGTCAGGTCGCAGCTGAACAACAGGTAG
- a CDS encoding GNAT family N-acetyltransferase, with protein sequence MIHIRNARDGEAELLSEIGLRAWQKAMASIGESDAMIDAARNAFRNFVENDWLTITVVEQNGQVAGWAAREGLDETISDFWIDPAFIGQGLGSALLERIEREIAGQGLERAAMQTHSGNNEAIGFFRKHGYSIHWLSVAYNPKLDRDVPSVGLTKSLVSDGEGGYGQEF encoded by the coding sequence TTGATCCACATTCGCAATGCCCGCGACGGTGAAGCGGAGCTGTTGAGCGAGATCGGGCTGAGGGCCTGGCAAAAAGCGATGGCGTCGATCGGCGAATCGGACGCGATGATCGATGCAGCCCGCAACGCCTTTCGCAACTTCGTGGAAAACGACTGGCTGACCATCACCGTCGTCGAGCAGAACGGCCAGGTCGCCGGCTGGGCAGCGCGCGAGGGATTGGACGAAACCATCTCGGATTTCTGGATCGATCCCGCCTTCATCGGCCAGGGGCTGGGCTCCGCCCTTCTCGAGCGGATCGAAAGGGAGATCGCCGGGCAGGGCCTGGAAAGGGCGGCGATGCAAACCCATTCCGGCAACAACGAGGCGATTGGCTTCTTCCGCAAGCACGGCTACAGCATCCACTGGCTCTCGGTCGCCTATAATCCGAAGCTCGACCGCGACGTGCCCTCGGTCGGGCTGACGAAATCGCTGGTTTCGGACGGTGAGGGTGGATACGGGCAGGAATTCTGA
- a CDS encoding DUF1294 domain-containing protein, translating into MTMIDITKWAAPFLALNLLVFSIYFLDKQAARDGRWRISERTLLTLALIGGSLGAVAAQQLLRHKTRKEPFRSTLAAILILHGAVAAVLIFALEWRAFLLQDF; encoded by the coding sequence ATGACGATGATCGATATCACCAAATGGGCCGCACCGTTTCTGGCGCTGAACCTCCTCGTCTTCTCGATCTATTTTCTCGACAAGCAGGCGGCGCGCGATGGCAGGTGGCGGATCAGCGAGCGCACGCTTCTGACGCTTGCGCTGATCGGCGGCAGCCTCGGCGCGGTGGCGGCACAGCAGTTGCTGCGGCACAAAACGAGAAAGGAGCCGTTCCGGTCGACCCTGGCGGCGATCTTGATCCTGCACGGCGCAGTGGCCGCGGTGCTGATATTCGCGCTGGAATGGCGCGCTTTCCTTCTCCAGGATTTTTGA
- the gatB gene encoding Asp-tRNA(Asn)/Glu-tRNA(Gln) amidotransferase subunit GatB, whose product MTLVDVRTPDPKRFIPGATGDWEVIVGMEVHAQVLSNSKLFSGASTEFGKPQNSNVSLVDAAMPGMLPVINEECVKQAVRTGLGLKAQINKRSLFDRKNYFYPDLPQGYQISQFKDPIVGEGKIVISLGPDRQGQFEDIEIGIERLHLEQDAGKSLHDQHATMSYVDLNRSGVALMEIVSKPDMRSSDEAKAYMTKLRSIVRYLGTCDGNMDEGSMRADVNVSVRRPGEDFGTRCEIKNVNSIRFIGQAIEYEARRQIGILEDGGKIDQETRLFDPNKGETRSMRSKEDAHDYRYFPDPDLLPLEFDDAFVTALAADLPELPDDKKERFVRELGLSIYDASVLVSEKAIADYFEAVAAGRDGKTAANWVINDLLGALNRTGKDIEQTPVSPAQLGAIIDLIKAGTISGKIAKDLFEIVLTEGGDPAEIVEARGMKQVTDTGAIEKAVDEIIAANPDQVEKVKAKPTLAAWFVGQVMKATGGKANPQAVQALVKAKLGIEE is encoded by the coding sequence ATGACCCTTGTCGACGTCCGCACGCCTGATCCGAAACGCTTCATCCCCGGCGCCACCGGCGACTGGGAAGTCATCGTCGGCATGGAAGTCCATGCCCAGGTGCTGTCGAATTCGAAGCTCTTCTCCGGCGCCTCGACGGAATTCGGCAAGCCGCAGAATTCGAACGTCTCGCTGGTCGATGCCGCCATGCCTGGCATGCTGCCTGTTATCAACGAGGAATGCGTCAAGCAGGCCGTGCGCACCGGCCTCGGCCTCAAAGCCCAGATTAACAAGCGCTCGCTCTTCGACCGCAAGAACTATTTCTATCCTGACCTGCCGCAGGGCTATCAGATTTCGCAGTTCAAGGATCCGATCGTTGGCGAGGGCAAAATCGTCATTTCGCTCGGGCCGGACCGCCAGGGCCAGTTCGAAGATATCGAGATCGGCATCGAGCGCCTGCACCTGGAGCAGGATGCCGGCAAGTCGCTGCATGACCAGCATGCGACCATGTCCTATGTCGATCTGAATCGTTCCGGCGTGGCGCTGATGGAGATCGTCTCCAAGCCTGATATGCGCTCGTCCGACGAGGCCAAGGCCTATATGACCAAGCTGCGTTCGATCGTGCGCTATCTCGGCACTTGCGACGGCAACATGGACGAAGGCTCGATGCGTGCCGACGTCAACGTCTCCGTGCGCCGCCCGGGCGAAGATTTCGGCACGCGTTGCGAGATCAAGAACGTCAACTCCATCCGCTTCATCGGCCAGGCGATCGAGTACGAAGCCCGCCGTCAGATCGGCATTCTGGAGGATGGCGGCAAGATCGATCAGGAGACGCGGCTCTTCGACCCGAACAAGGGCGAGACGCGCTCGATGCGCTCCAAGGAGGATGCGCACGATTATCGTTATTTCCCCGATCCGGACCTGCTGCCGCTTGAATTCGACGATGCCTTCGTCACGGCGCTGGCGGCCGACCTGCCGGAATTGCCTGACGACAAGAAGGAGCGCTTCGTGCGCGAGCTCGGCCTGTCGATCTACGACGCCTCGGTGCTCGTCTCCGAGAAGGCGATCGCCGATTATTTCGAGGCTGTCGCCGCCGGCCGCGACGGCAAGACGGCCGCCAACTGGGTGATCAATGATCTGCTCGGCGCGCTGAACCGCACGGGCAAGGACATCGAGCAGACGCCGGTTTCACCGGCCCAGCTCGGCGCCATCATCGATCTGATCAAGGCTGGCACCATCTCCGGCAAGATTGCCAAGGATCTCTTCGAGATCGTGCTGACCGAGGGCGGCGATCCCGCCGAGATCGTCGAAGCACGCGGCATGAAGCAGGTGACCGATACCGGCGCCATCGAAAAGGCCGTGGACGAGATCATTGCCGCCAATCCCGATCAGGTGGAGAAGGTCAAGGCGAAGCCGACGTTGGCCGCATGGTTTGTCGGCCAGGTGATGAAGGCGACTGGCGGCAAGGCCAATCCGCAGGCCGTGCAGGCGCTCGTCAAGGCGAAGCTCGGCATCGAGGAATAA
- a CDS encoding GNAT family N-acetyltransferase, translated as MYFVRTAGERDLEKVRSLLVESFHATYDGLHGRAKVDELTAQLFSPAALKARLARKDAEFLVADDGRTIGGMGYAAMSQELTKTVMLHLLYIAPALQRQGIGRDLFAELETCFPDAEIMRLEVEPQNAAAIAFYHAHGFTEVGRNENSGVGQSGIPALIFEKPLEGH; from the coding sequence GTGTATTTCGTCCGCACTGCCGGCGAGCGCGACCTGGAGAAGGTCCGCTCCCTGCTGGTGGAGAGCTTTCACGCCACCTATGACGGCCTCCACGGCAGAGCAAAGGTCGACGAACTGACCGCGCAGCTCTTTTCGCCGGCGGCGCTAAAGGCGCGCCTGGCCCGCAAGGATGCCGAATTCCTCGTTGCCGACGACGGCCGCACTATCGGCGGCATGGGCTATGCGGCGATGTCGCAGGAACTGACGAAGACGGTCATGCTGCATCTTCTCTATATCGCTCCGGCGCTGCAGCGCCAGGGCATCGGCCGCGATCTCTTCGCCGAACTCGAAACCTGCTTTCCGGATGCGGAGATCATGCGTCTCGAAGTCGAGCCGCAGAACGCAGCCGCGATCGCCTTCTATCATGCGCACGGTTTCACCGAGGTCGGCCGCAACGAAAATAGCGGGGTCGGGCAATCCGGCATTCCGGCGCTGATCTTCGAAAAACCGCTCGAAGGGCATTAG